A region of Flavobacteriales bacterium DNA encodes the following proteins:
- the rpsT gene encoding 30S ribosomal protein S20: MANHKSALKRIRSNEKKRLRNKYYHKTTRNAIKALRASTDAKEASDLLPKVSSMLDKLAKRNIIHKKKAANLKSKLTKKVNALAA, encoded by the coding sequence ATGGCAAATCATAAGTCAGCATTAAAAAGAATTAGATCAAACGAGAAGAAAAGACTTAGAAATAAGTATTATCACAAAACAACTCGTAATGCTATTAAAGCGTTAAGAGCATCTACTGATGCGAAAGAAGCTTCTGATTTACTACCAAAAGTAAGTAGTATGTTGGATAAATTAGCTAAAAGAAATATTATTCATAAGAAAAAAGCTGCTAATTTAAAGTCTAAATTAACAAAGAAAGTTAATGCTTTAGCTGCTTAA
- a CDS encoding S9 family peptidase — protein MKSIFITLFISIYSFAVIGQLKELTLEDAVLGYYKGLYPESLRNLQWVKNTSNYAYVTVDGLIIKSAKNQKTIQTITLDELKVKVASLEYFPYIEYINGELLVFRTPKAIVYYDYKRKNAEEVAYHAEGENLDVDYATRNIAYTLSNNLSVVTEGKNKVVTENTNGNIVSGQAIHRFEFGISKGTFWSPMGNQLAFSQKDETNVADYPLLDINTTPGQLKSIKYPMAGQKSEHGKIGIYNTENGKVTYLKTGAPLDHFLTNTTWGPEQKYVYLAEVNRDQNHMWLNKYDVTTGEKVKTLFEEQNDKWVEPEHGLYFLPNNPKEFLWLSERDGFMNIYHYSTEGELLGQITRVKWVIDEILGFDNKGEHVLFEGTGEDPRELHAFKVNLKTKAIDQLTKEPGVHHVQYNAKFDLMIDSYSSLSTPKKINVIPVNKGKELALLTADNPLKDYKYGTTELVTLTSKSGEDLYGRLIKPHDFDASKKYPVLVYVYGGPHAQLVTNDWLGGASMWMYWMAEQGYVVFTVDGRGSKHRGFQFESGIHRQLGTLEIEDQLTGVEYLKSLSYIDSKRMAVHGWSFGGFMTTSLMLRTPGTFTTGVAGGPVIDWKWYEIMYGERYMDQPQQNKEGYEKASLLNYVKNLDGDLLMIHGTVDDVVVMQHNLAFVQQCVKEGVQIDFFPYPMHPHNVRGKDRVHLMTKVLNYILEKNQ, from the coding sequence ATGAAATCAATTTTTATTACACTATTTATCTCTATTTATTCTTTTGCAGTTATTGGGCAATTAAAAGAATTAACTTTAGAAGATGCTGTTTTAGGTTATTATAAAGGCTTGTATCCAGAGTCTTTAAGAAATTTGCAGTGGGTTAAAAATACAAGTAATTATGCTTATGTGACAGTTGATGGGCTGATTATAAAGTCGGCAAAAAATCAGAAAACGATACAAACCATCACTTTGGATGAGCTAAAAGTTAAAGTAGCAAGCTTAGAATATTTTCCATACATCGAATACATTAATGGTGAGCTATTGGTTTTTAGAACCCCTAAAGCTATTGTGTATTATGATTATAAGCGAAAAAATGCTGAAGAGGTTGCTTATCATGCAGAAGGAGAAAACTTAGATGTTGATTATGCTACTCGAAATATTGCTTATACATTATCCAATAATCTTTCTGTTGTTACTGAGGGGAAAAATAAGGTAGTTACTGAGAATACAAATGGAAATATAGTTTCAGGTCAAGCAATTCATCGTTTTGAGTTTGGGATTAGCAAAGGAACATTTTGGTCGCCTATGGGGAATCAATTGGCTTTTTCTCAAAAGGACGAAACCAATGTTGCGGATTATCCTTTGTTAGATATCAATACGACTCCAGGACAACTAAAATCGATTAAGTATCCTATGGCAGGGCAAAAAAGTGAGCATGGTAAGATTGGGATTTATAATACAGAAAATGGAAAAGTTACTTACTTGAAAACAGGAGCGCCTTTAGATCATTTCTTAACCAATACGACTTGGGGTCCAGAACAAAAATACGTCTATCTAGCTGAAGTTAATAGAGATCAAAATCACATGTGGTTGAACAAGTATGATGTGACTACAGGAGAAAAAGTGAAAACGTTATTTGAAGAACAAAATGATAAATGGGTAGAGCCTGAACATGGATTGTATTTCTTACCTAATAATCCTAAGGAGTTTTTGTGGTTAAGTGAAAGAGATGGTTTTATGAATATTTACCACTATTCAACAGAAGGTGAATTATTAGGTCAAATTACTCGTGTTAAATGGGTAATTGATGAAATTTTAGGTTTTGATAATAAAGGAGAGCATGTCCTATTTGAAGGAACTGGTGAAGATCCAAGAGAATTACATGCATTTAAAGTTAATTTGAAAACAAAAGCAATTGATCAGCTAACAAAAGAACCTGGAGTGCACCATGTTCAGTATAATGCTAAGTTTGATTTAATGATTGATAGTTATAGTAGTCTTTCAACGCCTAAAAAAATAAATGTTATTCCTGTGAATAAAGGGAAAGAGCTAGCGTTGTTAACTGCCGATAATCCTCTGAAAGATTATAAATATGGAACAACTGAATTGGTAACTTTAACCTCTAAAAGTGGAGAAGATTTATATGGAAGGTTAATTAAACCTCACGATTTTGATGCTAGTAAAAAATATCCGGTTTTAGTGTATGTTTATGGAGGGCCTCATGCACAGCTTGTTACAAATGATTGGCTTGGTGGAGCAAGTATGTGGATGTATTGGATGGCTGAACAAGGTTATGTAGTCTTTACTGTAGATGGAAGAGGTTCAAAACATAGAGGCTTCCAGTTTGAAAGTGGAATTCACAGGCAACTAGGAACATTAGAGATTGAAGATCAATTAACAGGAGTAGAATATTTAAAAAGCTTATCTTATATAGACTCCAAAAGAATGGCTGTGCACGGTTGGAGCTTTGGAGGTTTTATGACAACTTCCTTAATGTTAAGAACTCCAGGTACATTCACAACAGGTGTAGCAGGTGGCCCTGTTATTGACTGGAAATGGTACGAAATTATGTATGGTGAAAGGTATATGGACCAACCACAACAAAATAAAGAGGGGTATGAAAAGGCTAGTTTATTGAACTATGTTAAAAACCTAGATGGTGATTTATTAATGATACATGGAACAGTCGATGATGTTGTTGTTATGCAGCATAATTTAGCCTTTGTTCAGCAATGTGTAAAAGAAGGTGTTCAAATAGATTTTTTCCCTTACCCAATGCATCCACATAATGTAAGAGGTAAGGATAGAGTTCATTTAATGACTAAAGTCTTAAACTATATTTTAGAAAAGAATCAATAA
- a CDS encoding thiol protease/hemagglutinin PrtT, translated as MKSIILTLISFLISWFTFAGDVTLNQALAVAKTHFAQEKRMNLSTVNVHLATQKNYIDVAGVQHVAYYVLNVNQNQGFVIVSGDDKTIPVLGYVDQGSYDAQKLPNGLRKLMFAYAREVKNIAQDYHITTTASIRSQWQDLANGVIAQNRASSVSPLLTTEWSQSSGGYNLFCPTGTPTGCVATATAQIMKYHNHPAQGNGSHSYNHTDFGTLSANFGATTYDWANMPNSLSGSPTQTEKEAIATLMYHVGVSLDMNYSPGSSGAFSRLVPDALKDHFSYDNSAQFIKRSYYSLTSWKNKLKTELDVARPVYHSGFCANPQAGHAFVIDGYDTDDKFHVNWGWGGYADGYFEINNLNPGSTYTFNDTQSAIIKIKPLANNVDVRMFGDIIVAPTTIPFNAPFTVTADIANYGNVTYSGSVKASLFDLNDAFVGNVELLTNVTIASNDYASLTFSSTGMNVPPGNYKLGIYVQNTANSTWMLASPDGFTNPLGVSINGTNPQGLLSNGNILVNPDPIEKDQPFQIEFDILNNSALDFNGEISIDLHELNGDWVTEVQGGTYSILANASEHIVYNHTGLDNDPGSYKFVIWHKPNGGSWEIIADGNYPNSITVDIVGLNFSVNVPDMYENNNSEAMAYEVPVSWTQDEFTFLSSTSNIHSVTEDSNDYYKFELEPGYEYTVYTRVHDNYSSLTGMYTNDVVFKVYNGTNWSNFYDDGEMDTITITNNTATSKYLLVDVVPFFYNDLGTYDLEVSVQRAGFVSIVEENSVEVTVYPNPVSEVLNIALNGNVVSEVTLTSAEGKVIRKENTLQGESIQMNLSDVSEGIYYVNIFDGNTVLTKQVNVVK; from the coding sequence ATGAAATCTATAATTTTAACGCTTATTTCATTTCTTATATCATGGTTTACATTTGCAGGAGATGTAACACTTAATCAAGCTTTAGCAGTAGCAAAAACACATTTTGCCCAAGAGAAAAGGATGAATTTAAGTACTGTGAATGTTCATTTAGCAACTCAAAAAAACTATATAGATGTTGCTGGAGTTCAGCATGTAGCTTATTATGTCTTAAATGTAAACCAAAATCAAGGGTTTGTAATCGTCTCAGGAGATGATAAAACAATTCCGGTTTTAGGATATGTGGATCAAGGAAGTTATGATGCGCAAAAACTACCTAATGGATTGAGAAAATTAATGTTTGCTTATGCAAGGGAAGTTAAAAATATAGCCCAAGATTATCATATTACCACAACAGCATCTATTCGTAGCCAATGGCAAGATTTAGCTAATGGAGTTATCGCTCAAAATAGAGCAAGTAGTGTTAGTCCATTGTTAACGACCGAATGGAGTCAATCTTCTGGAGGATATAATTTATTTTGCCCTACAGGAACACCAACAGGTTGTGTTGCAACGGCTACAGCTCAAATTATGAAGTATCATAACCACCCTGCTCAAGGAAATGGTTCTCATTCATATAACCATACAGATTTTGGAACGCTTTCAGCTAATTTTGGAGCAACAACTTATGATTGGGCAAATATGCCTAATTCATTGTCTGGTTCACCAACGCAAACTGAAAAAGAAGCTATAGCAACATTGATGTACCATGTCGGGGTTTCTTTAGATATGAATTATAGTCCAGGAAGTAGTGGGGCATTTAGTCGTTTAGTTCCAGATGCTTTAAAAGATCACTTCTCTTACGATAATAGTGCACAATTTATTAAAAGAAGCTATTATTCATTAACGTCATGGAAGAATAAATTAAAAACAGAATTAGATGTCGCTAGACCAGTTTATCACAGTGGTTTTTGTGCTAATCCACAGGCAGGCCATGCTTTTGTAATTGATGGTTACGATACCGACGATAAATTCCATGTGAATTGGGGATGGGGTGGATATGCTGATGGTTATTTTGAGATTAACAACTTAAACCCAGGGTCAACTTATACTTTTAACGATACGCAAAGTGCAATTATTAAAATTAAACCATTGGCAAATAATGTTGATGTGAGAATGTTTGGTGATATTATTGTCGCTCCTACAACTATTCCATTTAATGCTCCATTTACAGTTACAGCAGATATTGCAAATTATGGAAATGTCACTTATAGCGGTTCTGTCAAAGCTTCTTTATTCGATTTAAATGATGCCTTTGTAGGAAATGTTGAATTGCTAACTAATGTCACAATCGCGTCGAATGACTATGCTTCTTTGACTTTCTCTTCAACAGGGATGAATGTCCCTCCAGGGAATTACAAATTAGGAATTTATGTTCAAAATACAGCTAACAGTACTTGGATGTTGGCTTCACCAGACGGCTTTACCAATCCTTTAGGTGTTTCGATTAATGGAACGAATCCGCAAGGATTATTATCTAATGGTAATATTTTGGTAAACCCAGATCCAATCGAAAAAGATCAGCCTTTTCAGATAGAGTTTGATATTTTAAACAACAGTGCTTTAGATTTTAATGGAGAAATTTCAATCGACTTACATGAACTAAATGGAGATTGGGTTACAGAAGTTCAAGGTGGAACATATTCAATCTTGGCAAATGCTTCAGAGCACATTGTATACAATCATACAGGTTTAGACAATGATCCAGGAAGTTATAAATTCGTTATTTGGCATAAACCAAATGGAGGGAGTTGGGAAATCATAGCCGATGGAAATTACCCCAATTCGATTACCGTTGATATTGTAGGGTTGAACTTTTCAGTTAATGTGCCAGATATGTACGAAAACAACAATTCAGAAGCTATGGCCTATGAAGTCCCAGTGTCGTGGACACAAGATGAATTTACATTTTTATCTTCTACTTCAAATATACATTCGGTAACTGAGGATAGTAACGATTATTATAAGTTTGAATTAGAACCAGGATATGAGTATACTGTTTATACAAGAGTGCATGATAATTACAGTTCATTAACTGGAATGTATACGAATGATGTGGTGTTTAAAGTTTATAATGGAACTAATTGGTCTAATTTTTATGATGATGGTGAGATGGATACCATTACCATTACGAACAATACAGCCACAAGTAAGTATCTATTAGTTGATGTTGTACCATTTTTCTACAATGACTTAGGGACATACGACTTAGAAGTAAGTGTACAAAGAGCAGGTTTTGTTTCCATTGTTGAAGAAAATTCAGTTGAGGTAACGGTCTATCCCAACCCTGTTTCAGAAGTTTTAAACATAGCTCTAAATGGTAACGTTGTGAGTGAAGTTACTTTAACATCAGCAGAAGGAAAGGTTATTCGTAAAGAAAATACACTTCAAGGAGAGTCTATACAGATGAATTTATCTGATGTATCAGAAGGTATTTATTACGTTAATATATTTGATGGAAATACAGTGCTAACAAAGCAAGTGAATGTTGTAAAGTAA
- the rpsT gene encoding 30S ribosomal protein S20, with the protein MANHKSALKRIRSNEKKRLRNKYYHKTTRNAIKALRASTDSKEASDLLPKVSSMLDKLAKRNIIHKKKAANLKSKLTKKVNALAA; encoded by the coding sequence ATGGCAAATCACAAGTCCGCATTAAAAAGAATTAGATCAAACGAGAAGAAAAGACTTAGAAATAAGTATTATCATAAAACAACTCGTAATGCTATCAAAGCTCTAAGAGCTTCAACTGATTCAAAAGAAGCTTCTGATTTACTACCGAAAGTGAGTAGTATGTTGGATAAATTAGCTAAAAGAAATATTATTCATAAGAAAAAAGCTGCTAATTTAAAGTCTAAATTAACGAAGAAAGTTAATGCTTTAGCCGCTTAA
- a CDS encoding RNA methyltransferase: MNRKLKLTELNRVSVDEYKQQDKTPIVVILDNIRSLNNVGSFFRTSDAFNIEAIYLCGITATPPHREIQKTALGATDSVDWFYNENTIEVVDVLQTKGYKVYAIEQAENTISLENFNYNNEPIALVFGNEVKGVEQQVINAADGCIEIPQFGTKHSLNVSISYGVVAWHLVNQAIKK, from the coding sequence ATGAACAGGAAATTAAAACTTACGGAATTAAATCGTGTTTCTGTAGACGAATATAAACAACAAGACAAAACACCTATTGTGGTCATTCTTGACAATATTAGAAGTTTAAACAATGTTGGTTCATTCTTTAGAACTTCTGATGCCTTTAATATTGAGGCAATATATCTATGTGGTATTACCGCTACTCCACCACATCGTGAAATTCAAAAAACAGCCTTGGGCGCTACTGATTCTGTTGATTGGTTTTACAATGAAAACACTATAGAAGTTGTTGATGTATTACAAACAAAAGGCTATAAAGTTTACGCTATTGAACAAGCTGAAAACACTATTTCTCTCGAAAACTTTAACTACAATAACGAACCTATTGCTCTTGTCTTTGGAAATGAGGTCAAAGGTGTTGAACAACAAGTCATTAATGCTGCAGATGGCTGTATTGAAATCCCCCAATTTGGAACTAAGCATTCTTTAAATGTATCGATTAGTTATGGTGTCGTTGCCTGGCATTTAGTCAATCAAGCGATAAAAAAATAA
- the proS gene encoding proline--tRNA ligase: MAKGLPKRAEDFSGWYNELVTKADLAEHSDVRGSMVIKPYGYAIWENMKSILDAQFKATGHQNAYFPLFIPKSYLSKEAAHVEGFAKECAVVTHYRLKTGEDGKSVVVDPDAKLEEELIVRPTSETIIWNSFKNWIQSYRDLPLLINQWANVVRWEMRTRLFLRTAEFLWQEGHTAHATKEEAIAESEKMLEVYADFAEQYMAMPVVKGWKTESERFAGANETYCIEALMQDGKALQAGTSHFLGQNFAKAFDVKFSDANGKQEHVWATSWGVSTRLMGALILTHSDDFGLVLPPKLAPIHVAIVPIYKGEEQLAQISEVANKIKTELQAQGIIVKFDDDTKRKPGWKFAEYEMKGVPVRIAIGPKDLENGTVEVARRDTLSKTGYDQEGLAPKIKALLDEIQVNLLERAKKFRMDNTTTVESFDEFKEVLNNKGGFILAHWDGTAETEEKIKQETKATIRCIPYDSKEEEGTCIYTGKKSAKKVLFAKAY, encoded by the coding sequence ATGGCAAAAGGCTTACCAAAAAGAGCCGAAGATTTTTCGGGTTGGTACAATGAATTAGTAACAAAAGCAGACCTTGCAGAGCATTCTGATGTAAGAGGAAGCATGGTCATTAAACCTTATGGTTACGCAATATGGGAAAACATGAAATCCATTTTAGATGCTCAATTTAAAGCAACTGGTCATCAAAATGCGTATTTCCCTTTATTTATACCTAAATCATATTTAAGCAAAGAGGCGGCACATGTTGAAGGCTTTGCAAAAGAATGTGCTGTAGTTACACATTACAGACTTAAAACAGGAGAAGATGGGAAAAGTGTTGTAGTCGATCCTGATGCTAAATTAGAAGAAGAACTTATCGTACGCCCTACTTCTGAAACGATCATTTGGAATTCTTTTAAGAATTGGATTCAGTCCTATAGAGATTTACCACTATTAATTAACCAGTGGGCCAATGTTGTACGTTGGGAAATGAGGACACGTTTATTTTTAAGAACAGCAGAGTTCTTATGGCAAGAAGGGCATACTGCTCACGCGACAAAAGAAGAAGCAATTGCTGAATCTGAAAAAATGCTTGAAGTATATGCTGATTTTGCTGAACAGTATATGGCAATGCCGGTTGTAAAGGGTTGGAAAACTGAAAGCGAACGTTTTGCTGGTGCGAATGAAACTTATTGTATTGAAGCGCTGATGCAGGATGGAAAAGCTTTGCAAGCAGGAACCTCACATTTTTTAGGTCAAAATTTTGCTAAAGCTTTTGATGTTAAATTTTCTGATGCCAATGGAAAACAAGAGCATGTTTGGGCTACTTCATGGGGTGTTTCTACTCGATTGATGGGGGCTTTAATTTTAACACATAGTGATGATTTTGGTTTAGTATTACCACCTAAACTAGCTCCTATTCATGTAGCAATAGTACCTATATATAAAGGCGAAGAACAACTTGCTCAAATTTCTGAAGTTGCCAATAAAATTAAAACTGAGCTTCAAGCACAAGGCATCATTGTTAAATTTGATGATGATACAAAGCGTAAACCAGGATGGAAGTTTGCAGAATATGAAATGAAAGGTGTTCCAGTAAGAATTGCTATTGGACCAAAAGATCTAGAGAATGGCACTGTTGAAGTTGCAAGGAGAGACACCTTAAGTAAAACAGGATACGATCAAGAGGGGCTAGCTCCTAAAATTAAAGCGCTATTGGATGAAATTCAAGTTAACCTTTTAGAACGCGCAAAAAAATTCAGAATGGACAACACTACAACTGTAGAGAGTTTTGATGAATTCAAAGAGGTTCTTAACAACAAAGGAGGCTTTATTCTAGCACACTGGGATGGGACAGCTGAAACAGAGGAAAAAATTAAACAAGAAACAAAAGCAACAATAAGATGTATCCCTTATGATTCTAAAGAAGAAGAGGGGACTTGTATTTATACAGGAAAGAAATCTGCTAAAAAAGTATTATTTGCAAAAGCTTATTAA
- a CDS encoding nuclear transport factor 2 family protein, with product MKHLFILFIILTFLVSCSNLKNSSNKNIVLIRTYMQEQENCWNKGDLEGFMQHYWESDSLMFIGKSGVNYSWDATLNNYKKTYTNQEEMGILTFKNLTIQQLSNKYIYVVGKWHLKRSEELKNLEGYYSLIWKKINHKWVIISDHSS from the coding sequence ATGAAACACCTATTCATTCTATTTATAATACTAACTTTCTTGGTGAGTTGTTCTAACCTAAAAAACAGCAGCAACAAAAACATTGTACTTATTCGAACATACATGCAAGAACAAGAAAATTGTTGGAACAAAGGTGACCTAGAAGGATTTATGCAACACTACTGGGAATCAGATTCATTAATGTTTATTGGAAAATCAGGAGTTAATTATAGTTGGGACGCAACACTAAACAACTATAAAAAAACATACACCAACCAAGAGGAAATGGGAATATTAACTTTTAAAAACCTAACCATTCAACAGCTCTCCAACAAGTACATTTATGTTGTTGGAAAGTGGCACCTAAAGCGTTCTGAGGAGCTAAAAAATTTAGAGGGGTACTACTCATTAATTTGGAAAAAAATAAACCATAAGTGGGTGATAATCAGTGATCACTCTAGTTAA
- a CDS encoding T9SS type A sorting domain-containing protein — protein sequence MKILLFVLLFFTSSYYLNAQCWLEVASKYDQTLAIKSDSSLWRWGGSRYTYERTLNHPNLVDSSQKWKAVSTGTAYYAAITDSGALWTWGDNSYGQIGNGTTTNLWTPTQLDMNRDWAAISCGPDFMIALKSNGSLWSWGRNRTTSPTQIETDTTWIAISSGKERSLGIKADRSLWLINSGGTQAIDNGQWKAVSKGNYTDYGIKSDGSLWTWNNSNRTPIRVGNDSDWKSLDCSHLNHALFVKNNGTLWAVGVNNFGQLGDNSITNKTAPVQIGTANNWEKVIAGNLYSLALQTNRSLWGWGRNNHAQFGNGKNKNTPQPVDTSMHWRKATSSMAYQSGHTLAIKEDGTLWAWGQNNDGQLGNGSTYTHAVLPIQISNDTTWHSIANGFFFSVATKTDGTLWTWGRNGRGQLGLGSFVFKKTTPTQVGTDSTWNMVSAGSEFALALKNDGTLWAWGYNYNGQLGDGTTTTRHTPIQIGSDSNWVYINAGAKHSFGIKADSTLWSWGSDQHGQAGRGGNLRVPMQVGTDKWVTIHGGGMHSVGIKNDSTLWTWGRNLYAQLGDGTTTSKGIPYQIDTLHRWIKAAAGYEHSLAIQTDGSLWAWGRNNGGQVGDSTSYSAFLSKAYIPTKISDSNWSDINGGPINSIAINSNNHIFTFGSGYSTTYQSNFPQLGYVFSSPNQISNCNFCPPSYSTTIEDICTGDTILFNGSPLTTAGVYTDTLTSNTGCDSIVMLTIINHESYSTVDTVVCSNYVTPSGIPLSQSGTYFDTIPNLYGCDSIITINLIINNSFSSIDIDECNNYTSPSGVNWTASGVYTDTIINHLGCDSIITINLTILQSFDTLYIDECNSYTSPSGQLFTSSGTYNDTITNTAGCDSIITINLNIQQSYSTLTTEECHSYISPSGRTIMNSGTYTDTITNYVGCDSIITINLTIQTIDTSVTQSGIHLTANETNASYQWLNCDDNFAIINGANAATYTPYSNGNYAVEISLNNCVDTSNCKLINSVSIDESSTVLFSIFPNPTSESFTIQCFQNIKHGYLNITNLSGQRIYSSELNNTSKIYIPEATLKPGIYTISITTQKNTHSQKLIKR from the coding sequence ATGAAAATCCTACTATTTGTCTTATTATTTTTTACTTCTTCCTATTATCTAAATGCCCAATGTTGGCTTGAAGTCGCTTCGAAATACGACCAAACACTTGCCATAAAATCAGACAGTTCTTTATGGCGCTGGGGAGGCAGTAGGTATACCTACGAACGAACCTTAAATCATCCTAACCTCGTTGACTCTTCTCAAAAATGGAAAGCAGTATCAACAGGAACTGCTTATTATGCTGCGATTACAGACTCTGGAGCTTTATGGACATGGGGAGACAATTCTTATGGACAAATAGGTAATGGGACAACAACCAACCTTTGGACGCCTACCCAATTAGATATGAATAGAGATTGGGCAGCAATTTCTTGTGGTCCTGATTTTATGATTGCACTAAAAAGTAATGGTTCATTGTGGTCATGGGGACGTAATAGAACGACTTCACCTACTCAAATTGAAACAGACACAACTTGGATAGCGATTAGTTCTGGTAAAGAAAGAAGCCTTGGAATCAAAGCTGATCGATCACTTTGGCTTATCAATTCAGGAGGAACACAGGCTATTGATAATGGACAATGGAAAGCAGTATCGAAAGGAAATTATACCGATTATGGTATTAAGAGCGATGGGAGCTTATGGACATGGAATAACTCCAACAGAACACCAATAAGAGTTGGAAATGATTCTGATTGGAAAAGTCTAGATTGCAGTCATCTAAATCACGCTCTTTTTGTCAAAAACAATGGCACGCTTTGGGCTGTCGGGGTCAATAACTTTGGGCAACTTGGCGACAATTCAATCACCAATAAAACAGCACCTGTTCAAATTGGAACTGCAAACAATTGGGAAAAAGTTATTGCTGGAAATCTGTACAGTTTAGCTCTACAAACTAACCGTTCACTATGGGGATGGGGTAGAAACAATCATGCTCAATTTGGTAACGGTAAAAACAAAAACACTCCCCAACCTGTTGACACATCTATGCATTGGAGGAAAGCTACATCTAGTATGGCCTACCAAAGTGGTCATACTCTAGCCATTAAAGAAGATGGAACGCTTTGGGCATGGGGACAAAACAATGATGGACAATTGGGTAATGGTAGCACTTATACGCATGCTGTATTACCGATACAAATCTCCAACGATACAACTTGGCACTCTATTGCTAATGGTTTTTTCTTTTCTGTTGCAACAAAAACAGACGGCACTTTATGGACTTGGGGAAGAAATGGAAGAGGACAATTGGGATTAGGTTCATTTGTTTTCAAAAAGACAACCCCAACACAAGTTGGGACAGACTCAACTTGGAATATGGTTTCTGCAGGCTCTGAGTTTGCCCTAGCTCTAAAAAACGATGGTACACTTTGGGCTTGGGGATATAATTATAATGGTCAGCTAGGCGATGGGACAACAACTACTCGTCACACTCCTATTCAAATCGGAAGTGATTCCAACTGGGTTTACATCAATGCTGGAGCTAAACACTCATTTGGAATAAAAGCTGACAGTACGTTATGGTCTTGGGGGAGTGATCAACATGGACAAGCTGGAAGAGGAGGAAATTTAAGAGTTCCTATGCAAGTTGGAACCGATAAATGGGTAACAATTCATGGAGGAGGAATGCACTCTGTAGGAATCAAGAATGATAGTACACTTTGGACTTGGGGAAGAAATCTCTACGCCCAACTTGGTGATGGAACAACTACTAGTAAAGGCATACCTTATCAAATAGACACCTTACATCGATGGATTAAGGCTGCTGCTGGTTATGAACATTCTCTTGCAATACAAACTGATGGATCCTTATGGGCTTGGGGGAGAAACAATGGAGGACAAGTGGGAGATAGCACTTCATACTCTGCTTTCCTTTCAAAAGCTTATATTCCAACTAAAATATCCGACAGTAACTGGAGTGATATCAACGGCGGACCGATTAATAGTATTGCAATTAATTCCAACAATCATATCTTTACTTTTGGAAGTGGTTATTCCACCACCTATCAATCTAACTTTCCTCAATTAGGCTATGTCTTCTCTAGTCCTAATCAAATCAGCAATTGTAATTTTTGCCCTCCTAGCTACAGCACTACAATTGAAGACATTTGCACAGGTGACACCATCTTATTTAATGGTAGTCCACTAACCACAGCAGGCGTATATACGGATACACTGACCAGTAATACTGGATGTGATAGCATTGTAATGTTAACCATTATTAATCACGAATCATACAGTACCGTTGACACTGTAGTTTGCTCCAACTATGTTACTCCTAGTGGAATCCCCCTTTCTCAATCAGGAACTTATTTTGACACTATCCCTAATCTCTACGGATGCGACAGCATTATTACAATTAATTTGATCATTAACAACTCATTCTCTTCTATTGATATTGATGAATGCAACAACTACACCAGTCCAAGTGGAGTTAATTGGACTGCTTCTGGAGTCTATACAGACACTATTATCAATCACCTCGGTTGCGACAGCATCATTACCATCAACTTAACTATTTTACAATCGTTTGACACGCTATATATTGATGAATGTAACAGTTATACTAGTCCTAGTGGACAACTATTCACGTCTTCAGGAACCTACAATGACACCATTACCAACACTGCAGGCTGCGACAGTATTATCACTATAAACCTAAATATACAACAGTCTTACAGTACCTTAACTACTGAAGAGTGCCACAGTTATATCAGTCCTAGTGGAAGAACAATAATGAACTCTGGAACCTATACCGACACCATTACGAATTATGTTGGGTGTGATAGTATTATCACTATCAATCTTACCATACAAACAATTGACACCTCTGTTACGCAATCTGGTATTCATTTAACAGCTAACGAAACAAACGCCAGTTATCAATGGTTAAATTGTGACGATAATTTCGCTATTATCAACGGTGCTAATGCTGCGACTTATACCCCTTATAGCAATGGTAACTACGCTGTTGAAATCTCTTTAAATAATTGTGTTGATACTTCTAACTGCAAACTTATCAACAGTGTTAGCATTGATGAGTCCTCTACGGTGTTATTTTCGATTTTTCCGAATCCTACATCTGAAAGCTTTACTATTCAGTGTTTTCAGAATATTAAACATGGATATTTGAACATCACCAACCTTTCAGGCCAACGAATCTACTCAAGTGAACTGAATAACACGTCAAAGATTTATATTCCTGAAGCAACATTAAAACCTGGTATTTACACCATTTCAATTACAACGCAAAAGAATACACACTCGCAAAAACTAATAAAAAGATAA